One window from the genome of Equus przewalskii isolate Varuska unplaced genomic scaffold, EquPr2 ChrUn-13, whole genome shotgun sequence encodes:
- the LOC103544495 gene encoding spermatogenesis-associated protein 31D1-like: METPILCLQSIVATCLSSSAASWVIGTILRILYGLGLFLLFFPPRKRNLPSQPTDKRRNVRKRQVEPRGRSSRSRKKRGAWKAYRAGRKDLAEVGGLRSLSPSSPGRLSCKGCFHRLSSQDSPGEACKTASARVRQPCGKPVQGAPLTTTPAHSLALLTQRTLPWASTLPAEPPSALTTTPLRPVATSSAPAHSCWPFPNSGHGRVSCRLETFPSRWNMSPGLVLPRAMALRVPARAPVLPPTSGLILGRPHK; the protein is encoded by the exons ATGGAAACTCCTATCTTATGTCTACAAAGCATTGTTGCTACCTGCTTGAGCTCCAGTGCCGCTTCCTGGGTGATTGGGACCATCCTCCGCATCCTGTATGGACTGGGtctcttcctcctgttctttCCCCCCCGCAAAAGGAATTTGCCCTCACAACCAACTGACAAAAGGAGAAACGTCAGGAAG cgTCAAGTGGAGCcgagagggaggagcagcaggagcaggaagaaaaggggagctTGGAAAG CTTACAGAGCTGGCCGGAAGGACCTGGCAGAAGTGGGGGGCCTGAGGTCCCTTTCGCCAAG CTCCCCGGGGAGGCTGTCTTGTAAGGGGTGCTTCCATCGCTTGTCATCTCAAGACTCCCCTGGGGAGGCGTGCAAGACAGCGTCTGCTAGAGTCCGCCAGCCATGCGGGAAGCCCGTGCAAGGTGCTCCTCTCACCACGACTCCAGCACATTCCCTGGCTCTTCTCACCCAGCGCACTCTACCTTGGGCCTCCACCCTGCCAGCAGAACCGCCCTCGGCCCTGACCACCACTCCACTACGCCCTGTGGCCACGAGCTCGGCTCCAGCTCACTCGTGTTGGCCATTTCCCAACTCAGGCCACGGCCGCGTGAGCTGTCGCCTTGAAACGTTCCCCTCCCGGTGGAACATGAGTCCAGGCCTTGTTCTTCCCCGTGCCATGGCGCTTCGGGTCCCAGCAAGGGCCCCTGTCCTGCCACCCACCAGTGGCCTCATTCTGGGGAGGCCCCACAAATAG